A genomic window from Planococcus rifietoensis includes:
- a CDS encoding DUF2626 domain-containing protein — MDNMFKLMGWWTGIFAILFYVGDMVEVSLLMVANTGFFVLLGYLNISERMYMYIFGAYLTVFFVGFTYYSTFIHVPGAGH, encoded by the coding sequence ATGGATAATATGTTTAAATTAATGGGATGGTGGACTGGAATCTTTGCAATTTTATTTTATGTCGGCGATATGGTAGAAGTATCATTGTTGATGGTTGCCAATACCGGCTTCTTCGTTCTTCTTGGATACTTAAACATTTCTGAACGCATGTACATGTATATTTTTGGAGCCTATCTAACAGTCTTTTTCGTTGGCTTTACTTACTACTCTACGTTCATCCACGTCCCAGGAGCAGGTCATTAA
- a CDS encoding shikimate kinase, protein MNRIYLIGFMGCGKSAVGRRLSFLLKMPYYDMDKEIVRQMGMTIPEIFERFGEEYFRNLETEFLQNLQQDHCIISTGGGVTMRKVNQRLMRQTGLVLFLDAPFKEIWRRIHKDPNRPIVRRSTREEIESLHKSRYRDYKRTAHITIRTEHRTLRQITQYAAFQVKRLKTNDQNV, encoded by the coding sequence ATGAACAGAATATATTTGATCGGTTTTATGGGCTGCGGAAAAAGTGCGGTCGGCAGGAGGCTAAGTTTTTTATTGAAGATGCCCTATTATGACATGGACAAAGAAATCGTCCGTCAAATGGGCATGACGATACCGGAAATCTTCGAGCGTTTTGGCGAAGAATATTTCAGGAATCTCGAAACGGAATTTTTGCAAAATTTGCAACAGGATCATTGCATCATCTCTACCGGCGGCGGTGTTACGATGCGTAAAGTAAACCAGCGCCTCATGCGCCAGACAGGGCTCGTGTTGTTCCTGGATGCGCCTTTTAAGGAAATCTGGCGGCGTATCCACAAAGACCCGAACCGCCCGATTGTCAGGCGCTCGACGCGCGAGGAAATCGAATCGCTCCATAAATCGCGTTACCGTGATTACAAACGGACGGCGCATATTACCATCCGGACCGAACACCGGACGCTGCGGCAGATTACCCAATACGCTGCATTTCAAGTTAAACGCCTGAAAACGAATGATCAGAACGTATAA
- a CDS encoding GspH/FimT family protein: MAVGMSASLVVASVAPLEKKREEDRFFALLEQDIHYAQSQSYSLSTSVILVFRDHKPGYEVMYGVTRAGYARPMPESITLNASSNLREVYFTPNGSIRQPGTMRFSTSSGERTVTVHLGKGRVVVSK, translated from the coding sequence ATGGCAGTCGGAATGAGCGCTTCGCTTGTTGTGGCATCTGTGGCGCCGCTCGAAAAAAAGCGCGAAGAAGACCGGTTTTTTGCGTTGCTGGAACAAGATATCCATTATGCCCAAAGCCAGAGCTATTCACTCAGCACGTCGGTAATTTTGGTTTTCAGGGACCACAAGCCAGGTTATGAAGTGATGTATGGCGTGACCCGCGCTGGGTATGCCAGGCCCATGCCGGAGTCGATTACCTTAAACGCATCCAGCAATCTGCGCGAAGTATACTTCACACCGAATGGGTCGATCCGCCAGCCAGGCACCATGCGCTTTTCGACCAGCAGCGGGGAAAGGACGGTGACGGTCCACCTTGGAAAAGGGCGCGTGGTGGTTTCAAAATAG
- the comGA gene encoding competence type IV pilus ATPase ComGA yields MQDIIERRCFDLLHSAVEEKTTDIHIRPEPHDYSITYRTYNQFKPVAKIPFDLGDRMIAYFKYLSLLDMSEKRKPQTGSFHLQMNDHTHHFRISTLPSVMTKESIVIRVIPDSTALFLDELAAFRDSARLLEKLAGERQGLMLLTGPTGCGKSTTLYSLLRHCSERLHRNVITLEDPVERQNPAFLQIQVNEKSGMNYATGLKAILRHDPDIIMIGEIRDAETAEIAVRAALTGHLVFSTIHARHSVGCLHRLHDLGIPYEDMLQTLIGIAAQKIVPMYEDLDQLETKHRALYEILCDASLADAIRSARQQQDYQLPEHLSFGGQIREGVRIGALHSGFEF; encoded by the coding sequence ATGCAAGATATCATTGAACGGCGATGCTTCGACCTATTGCATTCTGCCGTAGAAGAAAAAACCACCGATATCCACATCAGGCCAGAACCCCACGATTACAGCATCACCTACCGGACGTATAACCAATTCAAGCCGGTGGCGAAAATCCCCTTCGATTTAGGCGATCGCATGATTGCTTACTTCAAATACCTCTCCCTTTTGGACATGAGCGAAAAACGAAAACCCCAAACCGGCTCATTTCATCTTCAGATGAATGACCATACTCACCATTTCCGAATTTCAACATTGCCATCTGTGATGACGAAAGAAAGCATCGTCATCCGCGTCATTCCAGACAGCACCGCGTTATTTCTTGATGAATTGGCGGCATTCCGCGATTCAGCCAGGCTGCTCGAGAAGCTTGCGGGCGAAAGACAAGGGCTAATGCTTTTAACAGGACCGACTGGCTGCGGCAAATCCACCACGTTATATTCTCTTTTGCGTCATTGCTCCGAACGGCTCCACCGCAATGTCATTACCCTGGAAGATCCTGTCGAGCGTCAAAATCCGGCCTTTCTCCAAATCCAGGTAAACGAAAAGTCGGGAATGAATTATGCGACCGGCTTGAAAGCCATTTTACGGCACGATCCCGACATTATCATGATCGGCGAAATCCGTGACGCCGAAACCGCTGAAATAGCTGTCCGGGCTGCATTGACAGGGCATTTGGTGTTTTCGACGATTCATGCCAGGCATTCGGTCGGCTGCCTCCACAGGCTCCATGACCTTGGGATTCCTTATGAAGACATGCTTCAGACGCTCATCGGCATCGCTGCCCAGAAAATTGTGCCGATGTACGAGGATTTGGACCAGCTCGAAACGAAGCATCGCGCGTTATATGAAATTCTGTGCGATGCAAGTTTGGCCGATGCCATCCGTTCGGCGAGACAACAGCAGGATTATCAACTGCCCGAGCATTTATCGTTCGGCGGACAGATCCGGGAAGGGGTGAGGATCGGTGCGCTTCATTCCGGTTTCGAGTTCTAG
- a CDS encoding YqgQ family protein — protein sequence MKDLYDVMQLLKRYGTIVYTADFISDLDLMESDIRELYDHDFITPREFASALMILRQKRTEYEKKGKS from the coding sequence ATGAAAGACCTTTACGATGTAATGCAATTGCTGAAAAGGTATGGAACGATCGTCTACACGGCAGATTTTATTTCGGATCTCGATTTGATGGAATCCGACATCCGCGAGCTGTACGACCACGATTTCATCACACCGCGTGAATTCGCGTCTGCTTTGATGATTTTGCGGCAAAAACGCACAGAATATGAGAAAAAAGGAAAATCATGA
- the comGC gene encoding competence type IV pilus major pilin ComGC — MKRLKNQRGFTLIEMLIVMLIITVLIAIAIPNVSKQTSAVDEKGCKAFVQMVQGQVESYRMDKKAVPVMADLVSEGYLKTGETSCPNGEVINISVDGVVSSSKAS; from the coding sequence ATGAAACGATTAAAAAACCAACGGGGCTTTACACTTATTGAAATGTTGATCGTCATGTTGATCATTACGGTATTGATTGCTATCGCCATCCCGAATGTCTCGAAACAGACATCGGCGGTCGATGAAAAAGGCTGCAAGGCATTTGTGCAGATGGTCCAGGGCCAAGTGGAATCCTATCGAATGGATAAAAAAGCCGTGCCAGTCATGGCGGATTTGGTATCCGAAGGCTATTTGAAAACAGGCGAAACGAGCTGCCCGAACGGGGAAGTGATCAATATTTCCGTTGACGGCGTGGTGAGCTCATCAAAAGCATCTTAA
- the rpmG gene encoding 50S ribosomal protein L33: MRVNITLACTDCGERNYSTVKNKRNNPERLELKKYCSREKKMTTHRETK, encoded by the coding sequence ATGCGTGTAAACATTACACTAGCTTGCACAGACTGTGGCGAAAGAAACTACAGCACTGTTAAAAATAAGCGCAACAACCCTGAGCGTCTTGAATTGAAAAAATATTGCTCACGTGAAAAGAAAATGACAACACACCGTGAAACGAAGTAA
- a CDS encoding ComGF family competence protein, with the protein MHRVNIRSSNGFTFLDSLLELLALSIMLPLAAMFYLFSSHMLVDLDSGATEFRLFALELQQYLDGSEQIYIMRDGKGVRIIREGVVYDIELYGSVVRKRKDQLGHEIMLTDVKNSFFQLEGKRLTILLEFQSGAKEEADYALSLSD; encoded by the coding sequence ATGCATCGAGTGAATATCCGATCGTCAAACGGATTTACGTTTCTCGACAGCTTGCTGGAGTTATTGGCATTATCGATCATGCTGCCGCTTGCCGCGATGTTTTATTTGTTCAGTTCGCATATGCTGGTGGATTTGGATTCCGGCGCGACAGAGTTCCGTCTGTTTGCGCTGGAGCTGCAGCAGTATCTGGATGGCAGCGAACAAATTTACATTATGCGCGATGGAAAAGGCGTTCGCATTATTCGTGAAGGGGTTGTTTACGATATCGAATTGTATGGCAGCGTTGTCCGCAAGCGAAAAGACCAGCTAGGCCATGAAATCATGCTGACCGATGTGAAAAACAGTTTTTTTCAGCTAGAAGGCAAGCGGTTGACCATCCTGCTGGAGTTCCAAAGCGGCGCAAAAGAGGAGGCCGATTATGCGCTTTCGCTTTCTGACTAG
- a CDS encoding MBL fold metallo-hydrolase: protein MLKIDRLELGPVQTNCYIISGEGKQCIIFDPGEEAGKIQDLLKRKQLTPLAILLTHAHFDHIGAVDELREKYKIPVYLHHKERDFLGRPNLNGSGKYAALPDYRVADADEWITDEPSLEIGPFNMELFHTPGHSPGSVSFYFPEDRFAIVGDTLFSGSIGRTDLAEGSEQLLLKSIRESLLTLPEETFLFPGHGPETTPKQEQQHNPFLRM, encoded by the coding sequence ATGTTGAAAATCGACCGGCTGGAACTAGGACCAGTGCAAACAAATTGCTACATCATATCAGGGGAAGGCAAGCAATGCATCATTTTCGACCCCGGCGAGGAAGCGGGAAAAATCCAAGACTTATTGAAACGCAAGCAATTGACGCCGCTTGCGATCCTTCTGACACACGCCCATTTCGACCATATCGGCGCGGTCGATGAATTGAGGGAGAAATATAAAATCCCTGTTTACCTTCACCATAAAGAACGCGATTTCCTTGGACGACCGAATTTGAACGGCTCTGGCAAATACGCGGCATTGCCAGACTACCGCGTAGCGGATGCAGACGAGTGGATCACCGATGAACCATCGCTTGAAATCGGCCCGTTCAATATGGAGTTGTTCCATACGCCCGGGCATTCGCCAGGCAGCGTAAGCTTCTATTTTCCGGAAGACCGTTTCGCGATTGTCGGCGATACTTTGTTTTCAGGAAGCATCGGACGCACCGATTTAGCGGAAGGCTCAGAACAGCTATTGCTAAAATCGATCCGCGAATCGCTATTGACGCTGCCGGAAGAAACCTTCCTGTTCCCAGGTCACGGGCCGGAAACGACCCCAAAACAGGAACAACAGCATAACCCTTTCCTGCGCATGTAA
- the comGB gene encoding competence type IV pilus assembly protein ComGB translates to MRFIPVSSSRRLPFRERAQFLTRLSVLMSEGYLFPVAMTLLLPMHTERVDEALAGMDRILKGGGNAAEVLKFLGFRERVLFPVEIAEFHGRLGEAIHGIAAGFKRTEEVQKKLRNILVYPVSLLILTAALFMFFRTNYVPNLTALMSSLQHGEDGEGVPVYLLRIPDMAIAVFTAAAVIIIGFRGYIKRLPAERQIALLIKLPVVGPAMRLYWSQLASRELGTLLHSGISLQEALKLLRMQRHHPVISQIAESLHDEVKTGIALSVAVGRHDFAANDMAAFIRHGEATGMLGKELMLYSDVLLDRIELQAQRSLKIIQPSFFVLIAVCIVAAYLAILLPMYNLVHTI, encoded by the coding sequence GTGCGCTTCATTCCGGTTTCGAGTTCTAGGCGCTTGCCGTTTCGTGAGCGCGCCCAGTTTTTGACGAGGCTTTCGGTGTTGATGTCGGAAGGCTATTTGTTTCCCGTCGCCATGACGCTTCTTTTGCCGATGCACACAGAACGTGTAGATGAAGCACTTGCAGGCATGGACCGAATCTTGAAGGGCGGCGGCAATGCTGCTGAAGTCCTGAAATTTCTTGGCTTCCGTGAGCGCGTGTTGTTCCCGGTCGAGATTGCCGAGTTCCATGGCAGGCTTGGTGAGGCGATTCATGGCATCGCTGCTGGGTTCAAGCGGACCGAAGAAGTGCAGAAGAAACTGCGCAACATCCTCGTTTATCCTGTCTCGCTATTGATTCTTACCGCCGCCTTGTTCATGTTTTTCAGGACCAATTATGTGCCGAATCTGACTGCCTTAATGTCTTCGCTGCAGCACGGCGAAGACGGCGAAGGGGTCCCGGTGTATTTGCTGCGCATCCCGGACATGGCGATCGCCGTTTTCACGGCTGCAGCGGTGATCATTATTGGCTTTCGCGGATATATCAAGCGGCTGCCTGCCGAGCGCCAAATTGCGCTATTGATCAAGCTGCCGGTCGTTGGGCCTGCTATGCGGCTGTATTGGTCACAGCTCGCTTCTAGGGAGCTTGGCACGCTGTTGCATAGCGGAATTTCCTTGCAGGAAGCGCTGAAGCTTCTGCGCATGCAGCGGCATCACCCTGTCATCAGCCAGATTGCGGAATCGCTCCACGACGAAGTCAAGACCGGCATTGCCCTGTCTGTTGCTGTTGGGCGCCACGACTTTGCGGCGAATGATATGGCGGCATTCATCCGCCACGGGGAAGCGACCGGCATGCTCGGGAAAGAATTGATGCTCTATAGCGATGTGTTGCTCGACCGAATCGAACTGCAAGCCCAGCGTTCATTGAAAATCATCCAGCCCAGTTTCTTTGTGCTGATTGCCGTTTGTATCGTCGCCGCTTATTTGGCGATTCTCTTGCCGATGTACAATCTCGTCCATACGATATAA
- a CDS encoding 5-formyltetrahydrofolate cyclo-ligase: protein MEKAVLRKSVIGQMSELAESQHAQMSSAILEKLLEDPVFQKAETIGVTISRWPEVDTIPLIKACWRLGKKVAAPKCFARDRTMDFRLFHRLGQLEVVYMDLQEPIEGETEAIDSESIDLLIVPGVVFTESGYRIGFGGGYYDRYLSGFNGNTLSLAFDFQLTGELPIESHDIPVDGIITEKRTIDSKAVRA from the coding sequence ATGGAAAAAGCAGTGTTGAGGAAATCGGTCATCGGCCAAATGAGTGAACTTGCAGAATCACAACATGCTCAAATGTCATCGGCAATTTTGGAGAAACTTCTGGAAGACCCCGTTTTTCAAAAAGCCGAAACCATTGGAGTAACTATCTCGCGCTGGCCTGAAGTCGATACGATTCCGCTCATCAAAGCGTGCTGGCGGCTAGGGAAAAAAGTCGCCGCGCCGAAATGTTTTGCAAGAGACCGGACGATGGATTTCCGGCTGTTCCACAGGCTCGGCCAGTTGGAAGTGGTGTACATGGACCTGCAGGAACCGATCGAAGGCGAAACGGAAGCGATCGACTCCGAAAGCATCGATTTATTGATTGTACCGGGTGTTGTCTTTACGGAAAGCGGCTACCGCATCGGCTTTGGCGGAGGTTATTATGATCGCTATTTAAGCGGCTTTAACGGCAATACCCTGTCGCTTGCATTTGATTTCCAACTGACTGGCGAATTGCCTATCGAAAGCCACGACATCCCTGTCGATGGCATCATCACGGAAAAACGAACAATCGATTCGAAGGCGGTGAGAGCATGA
- a CDS encoding DUF2759 domain-containing protein yields MSWILMVIFGLTAVLAAIGTVQTLRNKEVLGFLFNFGTFVIFGGFTVATLITHGYPPGLH; encoded by the coding sequence ATGAGTTGGATTTTGATGGTTATTTTCGGCCTCACAGCAGTTCTTGCTGCAATCGGTACAGTTCAAACCCTAAGAAACAAAGAAGTTTTAGGATTCTTATTTAATTTTGGGACCTTTGTTATTTTCGGCGGTTTCACCGTTGCAACTCTCATTACACACGGTTACCCACCTGGCCTTCATTAA
- a CDS encoding LTA synthase family protein gives MKNKECPKHSVLAIAVIATWLTTYVVYKTAFSITIDNALQEFILFLNPLSLLLFAYGGALFFKSKKARNRYILAIAVVTSVILYGNVAFYRFFTDFITLPVLFQTDNFGDLGNSAAASIYWTDILYFADIIIILLAMRFVKEKQSAVKSAATHRKAYFVLSAAVLFFNLGLAEAERPQLLTRSFDREMLVKNLGMYNYHLYDVYIQSKSQAQRALADGSELTEVTNYVRSNQAEPSEEMYGAAEGRNLIVVTLESLQTFVLNNEMNGETITPFMNELTQDEDTIYFPNFYHQTGLGKTSDSEFLLETGMYPLSGGAVFFTHSGNTFNSMAEKMGNEGYTTNVQHANTKSFWNRDMMYESLGIDKFYDIQSYTVGEGQAVNWGMKDIPFFEQSVDHMTEMQQPFYTRLLSLTNHHPFTLDEEDKFIEEFDSNSGTLNRYFQTVRYLDEAVKTLFDDLKEQGLYENSIIVMYGDHYGISDNHNEAMAQYLGKEITPYESAQLQKVPFFVHIPGYEKGYVDEEIGGQVDMRSTILHLMGMETEKDIQFGGDLFSEEHEEFVIFRDGRFVTDEYVYAANVCYDIETGEPVEDQSVCDPYAERALEELQYSESIINGDLLRFYEEENGQLKTLDEQQP, from the coding sequence ATGAAAAACAAAGAATGCCCTAAGCATTCGGTCCTGGCCATCGCAGTCATCGCGACATGGCTGACGACATATGTCGTCTACAAAACGGCCTTTTCCATTACAATCGACAATGCATTACAGGAATTCATCCTGTTCTTGAACCCCTTAAGCTTACTATTATTCGCCTATGGAGGCGCGCTCTTCTTCAAGAGCAAGAAAGCAAGAAATCGCTATATCCTAGCCATCGCCGTTGTGACTTCGGTCATTTTATACGGCAATGTGGCGTTCTACCGCTTTTTTACGGATTTCATCACACTGCCAGTCCTGTTCCAAACGGATAATTTCGGCGATCTCGGAAACAGTGCTGCCGCGAGCATCTACTGGACCGATATTCTCTATTTTGCCGATATCATCATCATTCTTTTGGCAATGCGCTTTGTGAAGGAGAAGCAGTCCGCAGTCAAATCAGCGGCGACACACCGCAAAGCATATTTTGTCCTGTCGGCAGCAGTCCTGTTCTTCAACCTTGGCCTTGCTGAAGCGGAACGCCCGCAGCTATTGACGAGAAGTTTTGACCGCGAAATGCTCGTCAAGAACCTAGGGATGTACAATTACCACCTATATGATGTCTACATTCAATCGAAATCCCAAGCACAGCGAGCGCTTGCGGACGGCTCGGAATTGACGGAAGTGACTAACTACGTCCGTTCGAATCAGGCAGAACCATCTGAAGAGATGTACGGCGCAGCGGAAGGACGCAATTTAATCGTCGTCACGCTCGAATCGTTGCAGACCTTTGTCTTGAACAATGAAATGAACGGCGAGACCATCACGCCGTTCATGAACGAATTGACGCAAGACGAAGATACGATTTATTTCCCAAACTTTTACCACCAGACCGGTCTTGGGAAAACTTCCGACTCTGAGTTCTTGCTCGAGACCGGCATGTACCCGCTGAGCGGTGGCGCCGTGTTCTTTACGCACAGCGGCAATACCTTCAATTCCATGGCGGAAAAGATGGGCAACGAAGGGTATACGACCAATGTCCAACACGCCAATACGAAAAGCTTCTGGAACCGTGACATGATGTACGAATCACTTGGCATCGACAAATTCTACGATATCCAGAGCTACACAGTAGGTGAAGGCCAGGCGGTCAACTGGGGCATGAAGGACATTCCGTTCTTTGAGCAATCTGTTGACCATATGACGGAAATGCAACAGCCGTTCTACACACGCCTGTTGTCGCTTACGAATCACCATCCGTTCACATTGGACGAAGAAGACAAGTTCATTGAGGAATTCGATTCCAATTCAGGCACTTTGAACCGTTATTTCCAGACGGTGCGTTATTTGGATGAAGCGGTCAAAACCTTGTTCGACGATTTGAAGGAACAAGGCTTGTACGAAAACTCGATCATCGTCATGTACGGCGACCATTACGGCATCTCCGATAACCACAACGAAGCGATGGCGCAGTATCTAGGCAAGGAAATTACACCGTATGAATCGGCACAATTGCAAAAGGTGCCATTTTTCGTCCATATCCCGGGCTATGAAAAAGGATATGTCGATGAAGAAATCGGCGGCCAAGTGGATATGCGTTCGACCATCCTTCACTTGATGGGCATGGAGACTGAAAAAGACATTCAATTCGGGGGCGATTTATTCTCTGAAGAACACGAGGAATTCGTCATTTTCCGTGATGGACGCTTTGTCACCGATGAATATGTCTATGCAGCAAATGTCTGCTACGATATCGAAACGGGGGAACCGGTAGAAGACCAAAGCGTATGCGACCCATATGCTGAACGTGCCCTTGAGGAATTGCAGTACTCCGAATCGATCATCAACGGCGATTTGCTGAGGTTCTATGAAGAAGAAAATGGCCAATTGAAAACATTGGATGAACAACAACCATAA
- the phoU gene encoding phosphate signaling complex protein PhoU: MAVREKFEYELHSAQEQLITLSTMAIDALDKSMKALIAHDIDKALQVIDDDANINRLEEELNDQVILLIAKQSPVATDLRRLIVTIKVASDMERVGDYAVNIAKETIRIGQQDLLEPISKIQRMHELATSMLRQGIDALIEEDVEKAKEIADLDDEVDDLYGEAIRLLFQHSAKEPEQLSQVTQLAFICRYMERSADYATNIAEQLFYLVRGRHYDLNK; this comes from the coding sequence ATGGCAGTACGCGAAAAATTTGAATACGAACTACATTCAGCACAAGAACAATTGATTACACTAAGTACGATGGCCATCGATGCACTCGACAAATCGATGAAGGCGCTTATCGCCCATGACATCGACAAGGCGCTACAAGTGATCGACGATGACGCTAATATCAACCGCCTCGAAGAAGAGCTGAACGACCAGGTAATCCTCTTGATCGCCAAGCAATCGCCCGTTGCGACTGACCTTCGACGCTTGATTGTCACGATTAAAGTAGCCTCGGACATGGAGCGTGTCGGCGATTACGCCGTCAATATCGCAAAAGAAACGATCCGCATCGGGCAGCAGGACTTGCTTGAGCCAATCAGCAAGATCCAACGCATGCACGAACTCGCAACTTCCATGCTGCGCCAGGGCATTGATGCCTTGATTGAGGAAGACGTGGAAAAAGCCAAGGAAATCGCCGACCTTGATGATGAAGTCGATGATTTGTACGGCGAAGCGATCCGCCTTTTGTTCCAGCACAGCGCAAAAGAGCCGGAACAGCTTAGCCAAGTGACGCAGCTGGCATTTATCTGCCGCTATATGGAACGATCTGCGGATTATGCGACCAATATCGCCGAGCAATTATTCTACCTCGTCCGCGGCCGCCATTACGATCTGAACAAATGA